CCACACTGTCCTGCAAGGATTTGTTTAAGCGCCTGTCTCCCTTAGGAGACTGAACAATGGAGGACGGGGACTGTGTCTTCCCAGTTTTGGGTCTGTAGTGTCAAGCACGATGCCTGGCATGTAGAAGATACTCAACAAACCTTTCTTGAATTAAATGAATAGCCAGTGGATGGATGACCACTTATTGTACAGTTGGAACTTTAACTTTccctaaaacaaaaatttacaaaattttattcaCAGATAATGTGTGTTAAAGAaggacattcatttttatttttgcctgtgttgggtcctcgttgctgcgcgtgggctttctttttagttgcggtgagcgggggctactcttcattgctgtgcacgggccctcattgcggtggcctccctCGTCCTGGAGTATCGGCTCTAGGggcgcgggctcagcagctggggcgcacgggtccagttgctccgcagcaaatgggatcctcccgaaccagagctcgaacccgtgtcccctgcattagcaggcggattcccaaccactgcgccaccagggaagcctcttcatttttaaaggaagaatatCCTTTAATTCGGTAACCTTAAGGACTATAAACACCACACTGCAAGGTAATCGTGCAGAGTATCTCTGAGGGGTAAGGACAGCGAACCACCGAGATGCACCTCACTCCGGGGAGCCTAGAGAGGCCCCGGAAATGCCCGGGAGGAGTGGGCACCGCAGGGAGTCGGGGACGCACTTCCGGCTGGGGCTATTAGTGGTTTTTGTCACGGGACTTGGCAGCTTCTGGGAGGGGTAGCTGCGGGTAGGAGGGGGCTGGGCAAGGCAGGGGCTTGTTAGGGACGGGACGGTGGGCAGCCGCTACTCTGAGATCAGATGAGCTCCGTGGCTTTTTGCTGGGTTTGCTGTCATTTCACCTGAAGGCAGAACTCCGGGAAAGTGCGAACTTGCAGGAGAAGGATGAGTTGGATCTGGACCGCAAGTCAAGGCAGTGTCGCTGCTCTGCCCCTGAGTGACGGACCTTGGATAGTGAAAGTGGAGGAAGATTCATCCGGAGGTGGGGAGTCCGACCCACTAGGGAACTGTCCGGATCCCGAAACTTCCCGACGGCATTTTAGGCGGTTCCGTTATCAAGAGGTGGCCGGACCCGAAGAGGCGCTGAGCCGACTCAGGGAACTTTGTCGTCGGTGGCTGAGGCCCGAGGTGCACTCGAAAGAGCAGATCCTGGAGCTGCTGGTGCTGGAGCAGTTCCTGACCATCCTGCCCCGGGAGCTCCAGTCCTGGGTGCAGGAGCACAGCCCGGAGAGCGCGGAGGAGGCTGCCGCCTTGGTTTGGGCTCTACAGAGAGAGCTTGATGGGACCTCACGCCAGGTGAGGAGTGAACGCGTTCTGATGGTGGGAATGGAGGTGTGAGGGATGCTGTGGGCTTCGTAAGTTCTTTCCTTATTACCTTTTGCGTGAACTTTAGGATGTGTATGAAACATGGGCCCTTTAACCTAATGGGATGTCACACCATCTCCAGGTAGGTAGGGTCAGAGTTGTtaaactgtaggacacccagctggtgccgCAGAATTGCCTGACCTGTGGAAATGCACACATCCGGTGTCAGAAGTGAAGGAGTGTTGTAGTGAATATTCAGAGTACTGAGAgcagaggagacacacaggagtgTGGTTTTCCTTTACAAGGAAAGGAGAGGCTTAGGGGAAAACACATCATTGCTGTTGGTGAGGTCCCTTCCTCTGAAGATAGATCTTTGtatccatttcacaggtgaggaaacagcatCTGAGAGCCAGCACTGCAACTCGGGACTCTGGTTAACCTGTATATTTTCAATCCATATCAGGTTTCTGCTTtgataaatcacagcaatgtaACCCAAATGAATATTTTGCTCTCCCCCCAAGTTAGTGTAGACAGTTCACAGAAAGGCTTTTCAGGATTGCAGGAGAACGCCAGCTTCTGTTTTTGGTCACTTTGCAACTCCCGCATCTGTACAAGGCTCACTGATAAAGACTCCGTTGGTCGTGACTCGGTTTCTCAGCGCTTGCAGACTCCTCTCTGGAGTCCGGCTTCATCCTGGCACTGTTGGTGACGCCATCCTGGGACGGCAGGTGCTGAGGGAGGTCTTGTGTTGTTTCAGGGGTTGGTGACAGTCCAGGATGTGGCTGTGTCTCTAACCTGGGAAGAGTGGGAGCGTCTGGGCCCAGCACAGAGGGACCTCTACAGGGAGAGTGCGCCGAAGGATTATGGGAACGCAGTCTCGCCAGGTAAGTGCCCTGCCTTTGCTTGTTTCCAGCTGTGTGATTCGTGGAGGGCTTGCTTCAATACATCCCCCAGCCAGCCTGCCATTCAGACACAGGTTGAGAGCCTTCGAGTCCCTTTTGTAACCCAAGGAAGAACTCTCTGTTCTGTATTGTTAGGTGATAGAGTCAGCTTTTTattttggttcatttttaaataaaaatacataagaaagtATAAAAACATATAATGAGCACCTGAGGATTCACCACCCAGGTTTATCGAATTTTAATATTGGCCatggcttcattttttttctgaagagatAATATATTACAGCCATAGCTGTAGGTGAAGCTCTGTGTACCCTCCCTGAAAGCTCTTCCCTTGATCCTTCTCCAGCAGTAACCAATATCCTGACTTACCATTTCCATGCTTGTTGTATATTCTTTCTACACATACATGTAGCCACATATACACACTCTCTCTATGTAAGTGTATGTAAacacataaatatgtaaacaTGTAAACGTATATagtatttttacatgtttttatggTATATAAGTTATATTACTGTATGGTTCTTTTGCACCTTGGCTTTTTTCTCAACATTACATTTTTGggatttatccatgttgatacGTATAGctctagtttattcattttaacacctacatatttcattgtatgactaTTCCAAtattcacttatccattctcctgtcaaTGGACGTTAaggcttccagtttttcaccattacaCACAGTATTATACCAAACGTTCCTGTCTCTTTCTTCCTGTGTTCCTATGTAGGAGTCTCTGAAGAGACTATACTTAGGGATGTTTGCCCATCGTGCTGTACAAAACGATGGGAGCCAGTTTGCACTCCTACCGGCCGTATGTGAGGATTCTTCTTCCTCCACACCCCTGGCAACATTTGGTGTTCAGCTGACGGCACAATGTCTTAACCCAGTAGCCCAAGTGTTCCTTTTAGGATGTTGGGTTGCATCACACCTCTGCTCAGAACCTGAATACTCCCCATTTCACGCAGAGTAAAAGCCTGTGGTGCCTGATGGGACGTGGCCCTGAGCCTCACTGACCTTGCTGCTCCTCGAGCGTGGTGGGCGTCCTGCCTCAAGGTCTGTGCTCCGATTTCTCCCTCGACCTGGAATATTATTCCTCCGGATCTCCACCAGACAGACTCCCTGACTTGTTTCAAGCCTGCGTTCACATCTCACTTTTCGGCGAGGCCTGACCTGACCGTCATGTTAATACATGGTTCCTGCCACCAGCCGCCTCACAGATCCCTCGCCTTGCCTGACCTGGTCCATAGCACTTATTACCCTCTGACGTCCTATATATGTGACTTTGCGTTCATGTGTTGTCTGACCATCCCTTCTGGAATGTCAGCTCCACAGGGGGaaggatttttatctgttttgttcatttatatCCCAAGTGccaaaaacagtgcctggcacagagtgggtgctcaataagtaATACCGTTAGGATCAATGAATGGTGTATCCttatctcctctcctttcctccactatcttttaaattgttttgtggctgttctttatgtttttgatactaatcctttgttattttattggCTATAGAGGTGGCTTGTCTTTCTAACCATGGCGTTtttgttatataaattttaatatagtcaaatTTTTCAATCTTTTACTCTATGGTTTGTGTTTTTCGAATCTTCTTAGGAAAATAGGCCCTTCTCAGTCCTGATTCCAACTTTGCAGCGACAGCAAGTTTAAAATCTTTTCACCCCTTCCAGTGGTTCTATCTTCATATTTCTAACTAAGATGCTTATCCTGCTGGGgtttgtttttctcagtttcaGTTATTATCTCTTGACTGCCTGCGAAGGAAGACACGGCCCTGTCTCCCCAGCACGCTCACATTTAGCAGTCCTTAATTCTCTCAGCATAGTTAAATCAGTCTGTTTTTGTTAAGGGAATGTTTCAGTATTATGCCTATATAAATATTACCGATATTCACCCACCTAATATATATGactgtaagtcttttcctttacAGCTTTTCGTTTTCCCAGAATAAATAATGCCTCATTCTGCAGGTGCCTCTTTTTCTAACTCCTGAGCGCTAGTTCACCCACAAAGTCTCTGTTAGAAATGTAAACCCCTCTCGGTAAGTTCAGATCCATCAGATGGGCCATTGGTTTCATTCTCCCCTCGGAGTTCCTCCTGAAGCTTCCTCTGCTCCAAGGTGGATGGGCTTCTCCAGGTCAGTTACACAACCGTTGTCCTAGAACATTCCTTCACTCTCACCTTCTTCTCTTTCCCGGATcccatatattttcttccttggttTAGCCCCTCCATTTGATATAGAACAACCTCCAGTATATTACAGAGAACATATACTTGGGAACTCAATGCATGTCTAAACGCCTTTATTCCTCTCTCACATCCAGATCATGGTGTGGCTGGATGTAGCATTCTACTTTAGAAATGACTCTACCTTTGAATTTTGAAGATGGTGGATTTTGTAACTCGCTTGCCATGTTGCAATTGAGAAATATGACGGCCACTGGGATGTTTTATCCTTGGTGTGTGATCTGTTCTGTGCAGAAGCCTTTAGGAGCTTTTCTTTATTCCTGCTGGTATGAAATTTCACAATGGGTGTGGCTGGGTGtgaggtttcttttttcattcattgttcTGAGTAGTTGGCAGGCCCTGACAATATAGACGCCTGCATCTTTGAGTTCTGAGAAATGTTTTTGgtagtattcttttattttatctatttattttaatctcattttttcctgttttctttctgggaTTTCTTCCAGTTGGATATTGGAACTCATGGGCTGATCCCGTAAGGTTCCCTACTTCCTTCCCATTTCcttatcttttctttccctttctggggAGTCTCCTTAGCTTTATTTTACAACTCTTAGGTTGAAATAGTTCTGctgtcattaatatttttttatttttatttttttttttttgcggtacgcgggcctctcactgctgtggcctctcccgttgcggagcacaggctccagacgcgcaggctcagcggccatggctcacgagcccagccgctccgcggcatgtgggatcttcccggaccggggcacgaacccgtgtcccctgcatcggcaggcagactctcaaccactgcgccaccagggaagccctgtcattaatattttgaagagctttttcttgttgtttaaacatccctttccttttctttctttttctttaagatttttttgatgtggaccccttttttttaaagtctttactgaaatTGCCACAGGACTGCCCCTGTTCTATGTCTTGGCtctttggccgcgaggcatgcaggatcccagctccctgaccagggatcaaacctgcaccctctgcactggaaggtgaagtcccaaccactggaccaccagggaagtcccgaaatatcccttttcttgtttttttaaatagatttatttatttatttatttatggctgcattgggtctttgttgttgcacgtggggctttctctagttgcggcgagcgagcgggggctactcttcattgcggtgcactggcttctcattgcggtagcttctcttgttacggagtgtgggctccaggcgtgcaggcttcagtagttgtgacactcaggctcagtagttgtggctcgggggctctagagtgcaggttcagtaattgtggcacacaggcttagttgctccgcggcatatgggatcttcctggactagggctcgaacccatgttccctgcattggcagggggattcttaagcACTACACCACCAGGAAGCCATATCCCTTTTCTTATAGTTTCCTTGTTTCCTGGGTGCAGTATTGTCTCTTATTTATCTGAGAATATTAATTATAGGTTATTCAGTTTTCTCTCATTTCATGGATTGCATGTTTCATTGGCATTTCTATCAGAGGTTTTCCTGAAATGCTGGAAAATGCTGAAACCTTTCACTTCCTGTTTGTGTTTAGCAGTTACACTCAAGCATTCTGACTGGAAACTCTATTGGGAAGGACTTGTGAACTGTGATCTTCAGGACAGGGTCAGGCATCAGGCTCTGTTTTACCTAGGAATTCCCACACGTCAGTGTCTCTGGGTCTTTGGCCCAGGCTGCTAAGTTTTCCCATAGAGAGATTCGGTCAACAGATATTTCATTGCATGTCTGCAGATAAGCCAGGTGCAGTTCTGGGTGGGAATCCAGTAGGGACTAAAGCCTATGAAGTCCCTGCCCTTTCTGCTGGGAGGATGTCAGGTTCGGGGCTGGCAGTTTGAGCCTGAACAGAGGACAGTGCGTGGGGGTTCCACCAGTCAGTGTGTCTGTTTTCACTTGACTCTCCTCATGCGAAGGTGGTACCTGTCCCCCGTTCTCAGCTGTGCCTCATGTCCCCAGTCCTGAATTTATCTGGTTCAGCCTTCCTGGAGAGTAAACTGCAAGAATTCTGGACTGGGGGATGGAATCCTTCACAGACTTTCCATCGGTCCTAGATTTACTGCCTACCCAGAGCCTGCCTTCAGACTGGAGGCACGTGGTGTGTCTGTTACTGTAACTCACCCACGGATCTCTCTTAGTAAAGCATCCTGCGTGCGTGGGATAACGGTTATACCGTCTGTGTCGACACCTTCTCCAGTATTTGCCTCGTGTGATACAGTGATTCACACGACAGTGcggtggggctggggcaggagagaTGGGTTGGCCGCCAGAGGGACaagtataaaaggaaagaaacggGGTTTGTACAGGTAAATGTGAGCACGTCTGACAGgttagttaaaataatttaacttcAGGAGTGGTTTCATGGAGGACATTAAAAGGGCTTGGGTGGGGGGGGATGTTTTTCTGCTAGCACTTTCTTATTCACTCTTGCACAAGGATGAAATGTCAGcaatttgtattttaatgtttcaGGTTTGGAAACGAGAATTGAGAACAAAGAGTTGATTCTCAAGCAAGAAATTCTAGAAGTGGAGCCACAAGGGCAGCTACAAGGGTCCCAGGAGAAGGGGCCCCTGTCTTCTGAGTGTGGGGTTGCCCGTGAGGACAGGATAGAAGAGCCATCAGGCGGCCCCTCATTGCTGAGACTTGAAAAGCCTCCTGAAGATCAGGGAGTCAGCAGCACCTCAGATCTCAAGAGCGCTCCCAGAGAAGAGGGAGACTCCAAAAACAATGAATTTGGGACTAGTGCCAAAAGTTCAAACTTTGTTCCTGCTCGGCACATCCAGACAGCAGAGAGACCCATGACCGGTGCTGAATGTGGGAACAATTGCAAACACAGGTTAGATACCGTGAAACCTCATGAATCTCTTGACAGTGGGGAAAACTGCCATCATTCAAGCCTACTTGAGGCCCAGAGGCGGTTCCATGAAGAAAGACCTTATATGTGCGACACCTGTGAGAAGAGTTTCAAACAGCGTTCCGACCTCTTTAAACACCAGAGAACCCACACCGGGGAGAAGCCCTACGGGTGTTCTGTCTGTGGGAAAAGCTTCAGTCAGAGCGCTACCCTCGTTAAACACCAGAGgactcacactggagagaagccttaCACCTGCTCCAAGTGTGGGGACAGCTTCAGACAGAGCTCACACCTCAGCCGGCATCAGAGAGTCCACATGGGGGAGAAGCACTACACGTGTCGCGATTGCGGGGAAATCTGCCGCATCGCCAACCATCTTAGACACCAGAGGACACACCAGGGGGAGAGACCCTACACGTGTGAAGAGTGTGCGAAGAGCTTTAAACGGTGTTCCGACCTCTCCAAACACCAGAGAATCCACACCGGGGAGAAGCCCTACGAATGCCAAGAATGTGGGAAAAGCTTCAGTCAGAGCGCAACCCTCGTTAAACACCAGagaactcacactggagagaagccttaCAGATGTCTTGAATGTGGGGACAGCTTTAGACAGAGTTCACACCTCATCCGACACCAAAGAATGCATAGAAATAAAGCCCCATCATTTTGACATGCTtctgcatgagctgttttgtttctctctctctcttcctttccagaAACTACATTTTTTGGCTTTTGGAGTATTTCAGTAATCGTGGGTCATACTGCCCTGGGCATTAGACCCAAGAAAGATTGAGTCCAGCTCGTGTCTAGGGACGCCCTTTGGTAGCGTATTGCCTTGAAGCAGGACTGGGTGAGTCAGGAGCCCCACCGGCACACACTTTCCAGCAGAGCAAGGGCGGAACCATGAGAGTTCTGTCCTTTTCACTCTTCTGGAACCTCTGCTTTTGGACCAAATCTTGTTCCTCCTGTTACTTCCCTGAGAATGTACTGCAGTCACTTAGAATTGTCTTTCTACTTAGATGGTAGATATTTTATACTTCAGAACCCTTTGTACAGTTCAGTGCCTACAAGAGGCACTCtatatatttgactttttaaaaaattaattttgggcttccctggtggcacagtggttgggagtccgcctgccgatgcggggaacgtgggtttgtgccctggtccgggaggatcccgcatgccttggagcagctgggccaatgggccgtggccactgggcctgcgcgtccagagcctgtgctctgcgatgggagaggccacagcagtgagagccccgcgtaacgcaaaaaacaaacaaacaaaaaattaattttgcagCGTCCCTCTTTCCCATTCTTTCCTTGTTGGGTTAAACACAGCTAAGAACTTGGATTAGAGCCTGAATCTATCTGATTATCTTTCTAGTGCTACCCACTGATAATATGCATTGCACCCAAatttttggaactttttttttttaattaagggaaTACAAGTACATTATTGGATATCTGGGAAAACAGTAGGGGGAAAATTACCCCAAATCCCAATACCACAATCCATTTGATACTGGTATTTTCGTGTATTTCCTTCTGAttctttttctatgcatatttttctatataataaaaatcacagtgtttatattttatatcttctttagtaTTATGTCTTAAGGattttacatgtttttcttaAACGTTATGCTTAATAGCTGGTCACTTTCCATCAAGTGGATATAACAGTTCCTTTTGTTGGAAGTTTCAGGTCTGTCTCATTTTTCATTGTTGCAAACAATGCTGGAGTGAATGTCAGTGTAATTTTAGGATTTGGATTGTTCTTTAGAATCTAACGCTACATTCAGAGAAGTAGAATTCCTTGATCagtgttttagttattttatgACTTTCAATACACCTTCCCAatttctttcccccaaatcaaGTGCCAAATTACATTCTATTATGAGTGTacccaggaagaaaaaaaccaaattttTGATAAACTGGTAGCAATCTTCAGCGAGACTCTTGAAGCACTATCTATAAGAGATTGATAAATTTAACTACACTATATTAGGAAAAGACAAAATAGGAATTACAGCCCATGAAGATGAAAACATACTCAGTTACATTAgtaataagaaaaatgcaaattaaaccacaattAGATACTATTTCATACCTTACAGATTATCAAACCTTTCCAAATCTGTCAGTACCAAGTACTAAGAGAGATGTAGAGTGGTGGGAACTCTGCTCAGCTATTGGTGTGTAAGTTGTTACATTTATTAGGGAAAACAATTTTGTGCTACTTCTTAAAGTTGAACATGTATATAACTTATTTCTAGGTCTTTTCACAGGGAACCAAGAGGCATTTGACATGCTATTTTGTaaaagccccaaactggaaacatccTGAAAACTGATCAGCCAAAGAAGAGTTTCATAAATTGTGCTATATTCCTGCAGTGGGATACTCAGTGCCAGTGAATATGACTGAACCACAGCTACACAGAGATGCATGATTCTCAACACACATGTAGTGAAAGAACAAGAGTATGATTCATGTACATAAAGttccagaaaaagcaaaactaggTAATACATTGTCCAGACAGAGATAAGTGGTATGTCTACATAATGCAAGAGAATGATTAACCTTTGTTGAAGAGGAAGGGAGATGAGACTGGAGAGAATATAAGGGACTTTTGTGATTCTGAAGGTGATTTATTCCTTAACTAGGATGAGGAGGCATGGGTGTTACTGTTTACtgttgtatatattcatatactttTGAACGGTGATATCTCACAAAAAACATGGAAAGTTTATTGTGAAATATTGCTAACATACACACAAGTGTAGACTAGAGAGAACAATTTTAAAGAACATTCACATATGCACCACACCGAttaatcaattcttttttttttttttttttgcggtacgcgggcctctcactgttgtggcctctcccgttgcggagcacaggctccggacgcgcaggctcagcggccacggctcacgggcccagccgctccgcggcacgtgggatcttcccggaccggggcacgaacccgtgtcccctgcatcggcaggcggactctcaaccactgcgccaccagggaagcccaaagatctttttttaacattgagtTGCTT
The DNA window shown above is from Kogia breviceps isolate mKogBre1 chromosome 14, mKogBre1 haplotype 1, whole genome shotgun sequence and carries:
- the ZNF394 gene encoding zinc finger protein 394, whose amino-acid sequence is MSWIWTASQGSVAALPLSDGPWIVKVEEDSSGGGESDPLGNCPDPETSRRHFRRFRYQEVAGPEEALSRLRELCRRWLRPEVHSKEQILELLVLEQFLTILPRELQSWVQEHSPESAEEAAALVWALQRELDGTSRQGLVTVQDVAVSLTWEEWERLGPAQRDLYRESAPKDYGNAVSPGLETRIENKELILKQEILEVEPQGQLQGSQEKGPLSSECGVAREDRIEEPSGGPSLLRLEKPPEDQGVSSTSDLKSAPREEGDSKNNEFGTSAKSSNFVPARHIQTAERPMTGAECGNNCKHRLDTVKPHESLDSGENCHHSSLLEAQRRFHEERPYMCDTCEKSFKQRSDLFKHQRTHTGEKPYGCSVCGKSFSQSATLVKHQRTHTGEKPYTCSKCGDSFRQSSHLSRHQRVHMGEKHYTCRDCGEICRIANHLRHQRTHQGERPYTCEECAKSFKRCSDLSKHQRIHTGEKPYECQECGKSFSQSATLVKHQRTHTGEKPYRCLECGDSFRQSSHLIRHQRMHRNKAPSF